Genomic segment of Gloeocapsa sp. PCC 7428:
TACACTTCAACAACTGCGCGATGATTTAGGTTTAGAACGCTTAGAAGTGCGTACAGGAAATTTACAAGCCCTCGAAGCCGCAGCAAAGATTTTACTATCTACAGATGCCGAATCTAACTCTCAAATTGATGTGATTGATGCCCAGCGGTATTATCAAGCGATCGCAGATGTACAGAGTTTTGGCGATCGCCTCGATGTTTTAGTACCAAACGCCCAAAAAGGTGAAGCACAAGTACGCAAGTTATTAAATCAAAACAAAATACCGTTAGACACAATTGACACTGGCGAAGCCACTTTAGAAAACGTCTTTGTCACGCGCTTACGCGCTGCGGGTTCCGATCCGCCGTTTATTCCGTTTCCAAAACAGGAGCGAGGAGTGAGGAGTGAGGAGCGAGGGAACTATAATTTATCAGTTGCAATTGGTGCAAACAACTTACAAAAGGTTTTTGGTAACTTTCAAGCCGTTAAAGGAGTCAATCTAGAGATTCGCTACGGGGAAATTTACGGGTTACTGGGGGCGAATGGTGCAGGTAAAACAACGACGATTAAAATGCTGTGCGGATTGCTTGAACCAAGCAGTGGTAAGATTTCGCTGGCGGGAGAAACCCAGAATTTACGCAGTAACCAACTGCGGCGGCGGATTGGTTATATGAGCCAAAAGTTTACGCTGTATGATGACTTAAGCGTCGTGCAGAATTTGGAATTTTATTGCGGAGTATATGGAGTTTCGCGGCGAGTGCGACGCGATCGCATCAATTGGGTTTTAGAAACTTGTGGCTTGGCAGGTCAAGAAGATATGATTACAGGGCAATTACCTGGAGGTTGGAAGCAGCGAGTTGCCTTCGGGGCTTCGGTAATGCACGAACCCGAAATTTTATTCCTTGATGAACCTACATCCGGTGTCGATCCGCTGGCGAGGCGACAATTTTGGCGGTTAATTGAAGATTTTGCCCGCAACGGAACTGCAATTTTAGTAACCACACACTATCTCGAAGAAGCCGAACACTGCAACCGTATGGGTTTTATGGTAGCGGGAGAAGTCGTCACGCAAGGTTCACCCAGTCAAATCAAAGCCGAACAACCAGGACAACTTTTAGAAATCATTACCGATAATATACAAGTTGCATCGAATTTACTCAAAACGCAACTCGAACCTTGGCGCGTATCCATTTTTGGCGAGAAACTTCATGTTGTTGTCGATCATCCAGAAGAAATTTCTCAACTTCGTTCAACTTTAAAGGAGGCAAACTTACAGATCCACTCACTTCGCCCGATTCCCTTTTCTTTAGAAGATGCATTTATCGGTATCGTGCAAAGAGTAGAACAGCAAGATTAGCTCATTGAGTCAGTACCATCAAACTGCAACGTTACTTTCTTGACTCATGGTATCTTCTCTTTCTCGAATCTTGTCCCAGTCAATGACAGCAACCCACAGATGTTCCTCTATCGAATATTGCACAACTCCATCAACTTCCAAATCTTCACTACATAATGTTAAACGTCGGTCATTTTGTAAATGAATTTTCTGTTTAGCCAAGTCTGCGATCGTTCCAACACAATTTAAGCGTAGTCGCCCTTGAGCATCAGCATTATGAAAATCTGCAAAAACTCGTGGATTATCCATTGTTTTACTGTTTTTATTAATTATTTAAATTGCGAGTGTGGGGCATAGCTGCTGTAAATATAGTGATTAATTTATAAAAATTACATTGATAACGAACCGCAGAGACGCAGAGTTCGCAGAGAAAGAGTCGGGAGAGATTTTCATGAACGAATTAGGATTACTATAGGAGTTTTTATTTAAAATCTTAGAACAACGAGCAAAAATACAACAATATTGAATATCCTTAATTGTAATGAAGCGGTCGCCTGCTGGTATTCAGAATTATGAATGAAACCTCACAGCAAAATATTAAAGTGCGTAAAGCTAAATTAGAAGATGCTGAAGCTATTTGTCATGTTCATCGTGTATCTGTACGCACATTATGTATAAAAGATTATACCCCTGAGCAAATTGAAGCCTGGGTAGGTAGCTCTGAGCCTGAAAATTTTCGCAAAGCAATGGTTGAAAGAGGTGAAACAATATTTGTTGCTGAAATTGAGGAATTAATTGCTGGCTTTTCCTCTTTATTCAAAGATGAGATCTATGCTGTCTACGTCCATCCTGAATACACTCGTCGAGGGGTAGGTACGCGCCTTCTAAAGGCTGTAGAAAAAGAAGCAATATTTCAACAGAACAAAAAGCTCAAGCTTGTATCATCAACAACGGCTGAACCTTTTTATCAAGCAAACGGCTATCAAGTTGTTGAACACTCATTTCATACTTTACGTTCCGGCATCCAAATTCCTTGCGTTTACATGGAAAAGGCTTTAAATGAAACGGATTTTAGCACAGTGTATTAAAGAGTTAGCACAATTTAGGCGCGATCGCCTCACAGTTGCACTAGCAATTTTGCTACCATTAGCTACTTTATTTATTTTTGGTTTTGCGATTCGTTTAGAAGCAACAAATATTCCAATTGTCATTCAAGACTTAAATAATAGTCCTCTCAGCCGTAGTTATATTGAACAATTAATGGCGACAAATCAATTTCAATTAACGCGCTGGGATGATAATATAATCGGGGCATTAGAAAGAGGAATTGCTAATGCAGGCGCAATTATTCCTCCTGATTTTGACTCACAAATTAACTCGAATCAACCTACTACTGTACAAGTCTTAATTGATGGTACTGATGCGAATAATGCCAGAATCATTCAGAACTCTTTTAGAGCCACAACTAATGCTTTTTTACAAACTTCTAGACTACAACAAGAACAACCTAATATAGTTGCCCGAATTCGACTGTGGTTTAATCCAGGACGTCGAGAGTCATTGTATATTGTCCCTGGAGTTTATGGGGTGATATTGTGGATTTATCCGTCATTGCTAGCGGCGATCGCAATGGTACGCGAAAAAGAACGCGGTACAATTCTACAAGTTTATGCTTCTAGCCTCACTGCTGCTGAATTATTACTAGGTAAAGGACTTGCTTATTTCGTTATTGGTATTGCTCAAGCAATTGTCATTATCAGCCTTGGTTCACTATTATTTCAGTTGAGTTTTGCTGTAGAACCGACAGTATTTATTCTAGGAACTTTACTTTACTTATGGACAAGTGTATTATTTGGTTTACTCATCGGAGTCAGAGCAAGTAATCAAAATGCTGCGGTGCAAGGAGTTGCTACTATTGGCTTTCTTTCTTCGCTATTACTATCAGGTTTTATTTATCCTCTGAGTAACATTCCGTTTCCACTTTCAGTAATTTCTAGTGTTCTACCTGCTCGATATTATATAGAACTCAGCCGCGATGCCTTTGTGCGTGGTACAGGTTGGATAGGAGTTTGGTTTATTCCTATAGTTCTTATAGTTATTGGTTTGCTACTATTCAATACAGCAAGAAAAGCATTAAGCCGAATGCAGTTACCGTACTAAATCTGAAAAAATACAAATCAGAAATCTCTTTATAGTTTACTTTTATGTGTTTTTGCGTTTTTAGTGGTTCGTTTATTTACAATTTCATCAAAAATCGCACTAAAGCTTTTATTTTGTTTTCTCTATGAAACTTTTTACTCATCTTCTGGAAAGTCGCTTTTGGGCATTATGTGTTAAAGAAATTAACCAGATATTACGAAATAAACAATTACTTTTCTTATTACTTTTTCCACCAACAATACAACTTTTAATCTTTGGCTTCGCGCTTAATGCCGATGTGCAGAACCTTAAACTAGGAGTTGTAGACTATGCTAATACTTATGAAAGCCGCGAGTTAGTTGCTGCATTAACAGAAAATCAAATCTTTATTTCGCAAAATTATAGTTTTAGTCAAGAGGAAATTGCGCAGCAAGTACGCTTAGGAAAAATTACCGCAGGGCTAGTGATTCCTTCAGAATTTAATCGCGATTTAATCCAAAATAAAACTGCGGAAGTACAAGTAATCATTGATGGCGTTGATGCAAATACCGCTGGAATTGCTAGCGGTTACGCTACTCAGATTATTAACCAATACAGTCGCAGTTTAGATCAAAACCCCACACCACCACTCATACAAGCGCAAAGCGTTTTCTTCTACAATCCTGGGTTATTAAGTAGTTGGTTTTTAGTTCCTGGCGTGTTGGGAACTGTAATTACTTTAACAAGTACGCTTGTGTCCTCTACGACATTAGTACGCGAAAAAGACTCTGGAACGTTAGAACAACTGTTGATGACTCCCGCAGATGCTTGGGAAATTCTGTTAGCCAAAATTGCCCCATTATTTGTGCTGTTGATGGGAGATATACTACTAGCACTCAGCGTCGCTCGGATCGTGTTTAGAGTACCGCTACAAGGAAGCTTATTGTTATTTTTGACGCTTGGGGGACTTTACTTATTTGTGGGAATTGGTGTTGGCTTGATGTTGGCGACTTTGGCAAAGAACCAACAACAGGTCGTTTTAACTTCATTTTTTATCAATTTACCGCTGATTCAACTTTCAGGAGCGATCGCACCGATTGAAAGTATGCCAGTTTTTTTTCAATACCTCTCACTACTCAATCCCCTGCGTCACTTTGTCGCCATCTCTCGCGGAATTCTCCTAAAAGGTGTTGGTATTGATATTTTATTCCCGCACGTGTTGGCACTTTTCACTTTTGTTGTCGTTTTGTTGACAGTGAGTGTTAATCGCTTTCGGAGTCAGTTGAGTTAAGGATAAGTGACGAGTGGCTAGTGGTGAGTAGCCAGAAACGATTCGACTTCGGCTGCGGTGGGTTGCGATGCGATCGCACCTGGTTTTATTGTCGTCAAAGCCCCTGCTGCATTCGCATACTTCACAACCGATCGCGCAACGTCTGGTTCTTGTAAGCTACTGATACCTTGTTGATTTAACTGGTGAACGAACGCAGCGAGAAAGCTATCTCCTGCGCCTGTGGTATCGACAACTTTAACAGGGAAACTGGGAACTTTGCCTTCATTTCCTCCCAAACAATAAGCGCAGCCGTGTTCGCCTGCGGTGATGAGTACGCCTTCAATCGATTCCAACCGATAGTTAATTGCGCCTGGATCGGTGGTATCAAATAACCATTCGGCTTCTTCTTGTGAAAGTTTGAGAAAATCGATGCGGTTGTAGAGTTTGGGAATTATTTCTCGTGCTGTCGCTTCACTATCCCAAAATACCGGACGCCAGTTGACATCTAAGACAACTTTTACATTGTACTGCTCGGCTAAGTCTAAAGCGCGAAATACCGCAGCGCGGCTATCTGGATAAGCAAGTTCTAAAGTTCCTAGTACAAGAAAGTCGGCGCTTTCAAATAGTTGCACGGGTAACTTGTCAGCTTGCAAGTACGTATCTGCAAATTCTTCGGTTTTAAATTCGCCAAAACCTGCAAACGTGCGATCGCCGGATTCCGAACGTACTACATAAATTTGTCGCGTTGGTGCGCTAGGATGACGTTGCACGCCTGTGGTATCTACTCCTACTTCTTGTAATAGCTGTACGAGGGCGTTTCCTGGTTCATCTTCACCGACACACCCCACAAATCCAGAGGGTGTTCCTAGCTTAACTAAAGCACACGCGACGTTTGCCGGTGCGCCTCCTGGGTATGGTGTCCACGATTCGACTTGTTCAAGCGATCGCCCGATTTGATCGGCAAGGCAATCAAATAAAATTTCCCCTAGGCACAACACACGCAGATTTGTCATCGGTCACGGCTATCAACTTGCGACTATACCAGCATAAGGAGAAATCGGACATTTGCGCGCGATCGCAACTGAAATTTACAGCACAACATCAGCAGATCCGAAGTCTTTCGTTGGAGTTATTGTTCATTGCTGTTAGCGACTAGCCATTAGCTCAGTTGATACAAATTATCCTTTGTTCTTATAGAATAATTTTGGTTAATTTAAATTATTACTTAGACTTTTTTATCACTCTGCCTAAAATCCATAGAGATTTCTCTATTAATAATATTTAATATTTCTTTAACAATTAGTGACTTAGACTAAACTAAATCTGCATTAAAAGCTGTATTCTATTGTTTAACGTACCGCTTGAGCATATTCTTTTATTCCTTAAGGAGCATATCACTACTTTTAATAGTGCATTTTTAAAAATCGGTGAAAGCAGTATGTTGCTTCTCATTTTTTCGTTGATCCCAGGCAGCTATTTATACATTTCATCCTGCGTAAATAGTGCAAGAAATACACCTTATTTCTTGTCTGGTTTTATTGCATAGAGACACTTTGATTCATTCATAACTATAGCCTAAGAATGCAATTAACTAATCATATCCATTTTCGCAACCTGCGCGGTGATTTATTTGGTGGAATCACGGCTGCAATTGTGTCGTTACCTCTCGCGCTAGCCTTCGGTGTTGCCTCTGGCGCAGGTGCGGTAGCAGGTCTTTACGGTGCTGTTTGCGTTGGCTTTTTCGCAGCACTCTTTGGCGGTACGCCCACACTCATTTCTGAGCCAACAGGACCGATGACGGTAGTCATTACTGGAATTATCGCCAGTTTGACTGCAAGCAACCCAGAAAATGGCTTAGCAATGGCGTTTACAGTCGTCATGCTAGCAGGGCTATTTCAAATCCTCTTTGGCGTATTCAAGCTCGGAAAATACATCACGTTGATGCCCTACAGCGTGATTTCAGGCTTTATGTCTGGGATTGGAGTCATCCTCATTATCTTGCAGATTGCTCCGTTTTTAGGACAAGCGGCTCCTAAAGGCGGCGTTCTCGGTACAGTGCAAAGCTTACCGCAGTTATTCTCCAATATTAATCCTGCGGAAGCTATTCTAGGCGCGCTAAGTTTGGCAATTCTGTTTTTCATGCCACGCAAATTCAAGCGCATCGTCCCACCGCAACTTGTTGCCTTGATTGTTGGCACAATAGTATCTCTCATCTTCTTTCAAGGCGTTGAGATTCGCCGCATCGGTGAGATTCCTACCGGATTGCCACAGTTGCAAATGCCCGTCTTTACTGCCGGACAAATGACCACAATGGTCATCGATGGTATCGTGTTAGGAATGCTGGGTTGTATTGATACGCTACTTACCGCCGTTATTGCCGATAGCATCACGCGGACGCAACACAATTCGGACAAAGAACTAATCGGTCAAGGTATTGCCAACATGGTTTCTGGACTATGCGGCGGATTACCTGGTGCAGGCGCAACGATGGGGACGGTAGTTAATATCCAAGCGGGTGCTAGAACAGCGCTTTCAGGACTGACTCGCGCTATCATTTTACTCGTTGTCTTATTGGGAGCGGCAAGTTTAACGCAACCAATTCCAATGGCAGTACTCGCGGGGATTGCGCTGAAGGTGGGAATTGATATTCTTGACTGGAGTTTCCTCAAGCGCGCGCATCGAGTTTCGCTAAAGGGAACGCTGATCATGTACGGCGTGCTATTCCTGACAGTATTTGTTGACTTGATTGTTGCAGTAGGAGTTGGCGTATTTATTGCAAATATCCTGACAATCGAACGGTTATCGCAGCATCAGTCGCAAGATGTCAAAGTGATTAGCGACACGGATGATGACATTATCCTTACTCAAGAAGAAAAGCAGCTACTTGAGCAAGCAAATAATCGCGTGTTGCTGTTCTACCTCAGTGGACCAATGATTTTTGGATTGTCGAAGGCGATCGCCCGCGAACACACCGCAATGCAAGACCACGACGTTCTCATCTTAGATTTGAGCGATGTACCTATCCTTGGTGTAACAGCTTCATTAGCGATCGAGAATGCCATCAAGGATGCGGTAGAACAAGGACGTCAAGTCTTTATCGTTGGTGCGACAGACAAAATTAAGCGTCGGTTAGAACGTTTGGGAATTTTCGATCTTCTTCCGTCGCAGAATGTCACGATGGATCGTGTTGAAGCTTTAAGACAAGCTGTTGAATACGTTTATCGTTCAGGAAAAATTACTGCAACCAGCGATCTTTTAGTCGTTGGTCCCAGCACTGCTGAAGGATATTCAACTGATGCGCCTGATATGCCACTACCGCAGTAGTACGCCAACTTCGGGTTGATTCATTGATATAACTGCTACCAGCCAGCAATTGCTTTCATTAGGCTGTCTTGTGAAAAAAGCTCTTGGGAGTCTTGCCGTGTTTCGACCCCAAGAGCTTTTTTGTTCGTATTACTCCTCACACAATTTGAAGTGTACATTGGTTCTCGCTAAACTTTGAGGAGGATGAATGACACTTTGCAGATTGTCATAACAATTTTGAGTAAAAATCTGAGCCATGGCTCGATTTCGGTGAGATTGTTTAAAAATGAACTTAGCGCGTGTCACCGTGCGGACTTATACCGTTTCACTAAAGTTTTCACGGTGCTAAGAAAGTTATGAATTCTCAATGTTGAGTGAACAACATTTCTTTAATTCAAACCTCACCACTCAAAACTTTTCCATATTTCCCCTAGCTTCTAGCTGCTGAGGAATGTCACAATGCATAGCGTAACTTTTTTGTAGCTGTGTCGGATAAATCATGACAATGCATCCTAAAATGCAGCGCGCTTTTGAACAAAGACGCGTCATCAAAATCATCAGTGGCTTGAATAACTTTGACGCAGATCGAGTTGCTGCTACGGTCATTGCAGCCGATCGCGGTGGTGCTACTTTTGTCGATATTGCCGCTGAGCCTGAACTGATAAAACTTGCTCAAAGCTTGACAAATTTACCAATTTGTGTATCAGCAGTTGAACCCGAAAAGTTTGTCATTGCGCAAGAAGCTGGGGCTGATTTAATCGAAATTGGCAACTTTGATAGTTTCTACGCGCAAGGGCGGCGATTTGAAGCCGCAGAAGTGCTGGAGTTAACACAAGCTACGCGATCGCTCTTACCCAATATCACGCTATCAGTCACTGTTCCGCATATTCTCGAACTCGATCAGCAAGTGCAGCTAGCCGAAGAACTCGTCAAAGCTGGCGCTGACATTATCCAAACCGAAGGCGGAACGAGCAGTCAACCCGCGCATTCAGGAACGCTAGGACTGATCGAAAAAGCGGCACCTACATTAGCCGCTGCTTATGAGATTTCTCGCGCTGTATCGGTTCCGGTACTATGTGCTTCAGGAATTTCTAGCGTCACGGCACCACTGGCGATCGCCGCTGGGGCTGCGGGTGTTGGCGTTGGTTCGGCGATTAATCAGCTAAATAGCGAAGTCGCGATGATTGCTGCGGTGCGTAGCTTAGTAGATGCGTTAGCGACGCGAAATTACACTTTGGTGTAAATCATTGGTAACAGGTAATGGGTAATTGAAGTTGTGTAATTCTAAGCGATTACCTATTACCTATTACCGCTTTAGCTCAGACAATCTTTCAGCGTATAAATTACCTTATCTTGCTGCTCGATTGTCATTTCTGGAAACATTGGTAAAGAGAGAACTTCGCGGCTAGCTTGTTCTGAAACTGGTAAGCTACCTGGTTGATAACCAAGATTTTCATAAACTGGTTGTAAATGCAGCGCCAGCGGGTAGTAAACCATCGAACTCACACCGCGTTCTTGCAGCATTTGACGGACGCGATCGCGATAGTTACTGTCGTTTTTTGTCAACCGAATTGTATACTGATTCCACACGCCAACGCCGCCTGTAAGTTCTTGCGGAATCGCAACGGTGGGAATGTGCGCTAAAAATTCGTGATAGCGTTGCGCGATCGCCCGCCGTTGTTCGTTCCAGTGGTCGAGATAGCGGAGTTTGATTTGTAAAATCGCCGCTTGGATCGCATCTAATCGGCTATTCACGCCTATTTCTTCATGGATATAGCGCGTTTTACTACCGTGTTCGCGGAGCATTCGGATTTTTGCGGCGATCGCCGCATCATTCGTCGTCATTGCCCCACCATCACCACACGCTCCCAGATTTTTTGTCGGGTAAAAACTAAAACACCCAATGTGTCCGATACTACCTACTTTTTGCTCTGCCCACATTGCTCCCGTAGACTGGGCACAGTCTTCAATAACATATAAGTTGCGTGCTTGGGCAATTTCCATCACCGCCGTCATATCCACAGGTTGTCCAAACAAGTGAACGGGCATGATTGCTTTAGTTTTATGCGTAATTGCAGCGGTTAATTTCTCTACATCGAGATTAAACGTCGCCGCGTCAATATCCACAAAAACAGGCGTTGCACCAACCGCTGTAATCACCTCAGTCGTCGCAAAGAAAGTAAACGGTGAGGTAATGACTTCATCGCCTGCACCAATTTCTAAGGCTTTGAGTGCTAAAAATAACGCGTCTGTACCCGAATTACACGCAACGCATTCGGCAACACCTGTATAAGCAGCAAACTGCTGTTCAAAGTCTTTGACAACAGGGCCGCCAATATAACCACCAGAAGCCAAAACTTTTAAAACAGCATCACTTACTTCCGCTTCAATCGTTGTGTACTGTCGCACTAAATCTAGAGGAGGGATATTCACGCTTAGATCCATGAGTATTTATTCTTGAAAATATCAAATCAAATGTCGTGCTACAAGAAAATCCGGTTTGGCTTCTTTTAAGCTTTTAGAATGAGAAATTCAATAAGTTGTTTCGCTAATGAGAGGTCAGAGGTCGGAGGTCAGGAATTGGGTTTCTCTAGTCACTAGCCTCTCGCTCCTCAGGAAGAAAACTATGAACTCAACAGGATTAATTAGCTTAGATTTACTTGATTTGATGTTTGCGGTGGGATTAATTGCGATCGCCATTGGGTTATCGGCTTGGGAACGATTAGGACTCGAAGTCAATTTAGCGATCGCCGCAGGAAGAACAATACTACAACTGTTGGTAGTTGGGTATATTTTGGCGTTTGTCTTTGCGCTGGATAATCCTTGGGCAGTTTTGGCAATTTTAGCCGTCATGCTCACGATCGCGGCGGTTGTCGCGCGTAATCGCATTAGTAAAAAAATTCCTTTTGTTTTGCCGTTAGTGTGGGGAGCAATCTTTCTCAGCACGGCGGTGACGCTTGCTTACACAAACCTGCTGATTATTCAACCTGTGCGGTGGTACGAACCACAGTACCTCATTCCACTTGCAGGAATTGTTTTTGGCAGTGCGATTAATGGCGCAGCGATCGCCGGAGAACGCCTTGTCAGTACAATTAATGCAAGTCAGTTAGAAATCGAAACGCATTTAAGTTTAGGTGCAACTCCCCAACAAGCCGTTGCACAGTATCGCAGAGATGCTATCAAAGCGGGACTCATTCCCATTCTCAACCAAATGACTGTCGTCGGGATTGTGACGCTTCCAGGAATTATTACAGGTCAACTCTTGAGTGGTGTCGATCCCCTCGATGCGGCATCGTACCAAATATTAATTTTGTTTATTCTGGCGTTTGCTAACTTAATTACGGCAGTATTAGTGACACAAGGGCTTTGTAGACAGTTCTTTAATGCTGCCGCACAGTTGGTCAAGTAGCGGAAAAATCTTTCCTGAGTTGATATTGTTGCGTTTTAAATTAGAAGACAATATGAAATAAATAAGCAACCTAAATATGTTTTCTTTATCGGAACAGGTAATACTCATTACTGGAGCTTCCACGGGCATTGGTGCGGCGCTGGCAAAAACTTTATCCGAGCGGTACATGGGTATTCGGTTAGCGATCGCTGCCCGCAGTGTCGAGAAACTCGAAGACGTCGCTGATTTTTGCCGCAAAGCGGGAGCCGAAGTCTTAATAGTACCTACAGATCTAGAAAAGATTGAGCAAGTTGAAGCAATCGTCGCAAAAGTCATCGCGCACTTTGGTCGCATTGACGCTTTAGTCAATAATGCAGGGTACGGACAAATGGGACCTGTGGAATTGATTTCTATCGAAGCAATTCAAAAGCAATTCCAAGTTAACTTAATTGCACCACTGGCGCTGATCCGTGCTGTTGTGCCGCAAATGCGAAATCAAGGTGGCGGCAGAATTATCAATATTAGTTCCTTGGGAGGAAGATTAGCTTTTCCCTTCGGAGGTTTATATAGTTCGTCGAAATTTGCTTTAGAAGGGTTGAGTGATGCTTTGCGAATGGAACTTGAGCCATTCAATATTAAAGTTAGTGTCATCGAACCTGGACCTGTTAGCACTAACTTTTTTGCCGCATCAGCCCAAGCAGTAGAAGAAAATGTTGCCGCGCCCGAAAAAAGTCCCTACCGTACGGCATTTACCAAACTCAAAAACTTAGAATCACAAACGAGTCGTCAAGCTTGGACATCCGAGCGCGTTGCTGAAGTCATTATCAAAGCGTTAGTTGCGCGTAACCCACGTCCGCGTTATGTCGCGGCAACGGGTGGCAGAATCTTAATATTTATGATGACCAAAGTATTGCCAACAAAAATAGTAGACGCTTTTTGGCAGAAATTTTATGGTATAGATCTGGTGGCAAAAGACTGGCAAAGTAGTCAAGCAGCAAGGAAGTAAAAAATCATGTAGTTGATTTCTATGGAAATTGCTTTAAGGAATTAATTATCAGGGATGACGAAATAGCGATAACCAATACGTTAAAGTATGAATCAGTTCAAGAAAGGGTGGAGGTCAACTGAGAGGGTACAAGGCAAAAGGGAAGCATTTATTCTCACTCTGGCTTCATGGCGGCAAGTTCCTCAATTGAGTGATGAAAAATAAACAAAGGATGTGTTTTGCGACACACAGCGCCAGAAATACGATACTGAGGTGTAAGGCATTGGAGTGAAGACAAAGCATTTCTTGTCCATACTCAATCTGCCAAATTTATCGATGAAAATTCATCAAAGCCCTCGACCTTCTATCTTCTTAATCTTCTCAAAGCTGAGCGTAACAAGCTAAACATGGATCTACTAGAGTACCAAGCAAAGGAATGGTTTAGGGAGATGGGCATACCTGTCTTGCCGTCGCAACGCATTGACCGCCCTAGCGACATCAAACGGCTCAAAATTCCTTATCCTGTGGTACTTAAGTCGCAAGTACGTGTTGGTGGTCGAGGTAGGGCAGGAGGAGTGCGATTTGTGACGAATACAATCGATGCGATCGCCGCTGCGCAAACAATTTTTCATTTATCAATTTTGGGTGAATTACCCGAAGTCTTGCTCGCAGAAGCCAAATACGACGCGGATCAAGAGTTTTATTTAGCTATCGTCTTAGATGCAGCGGCGCATCGACCACTACTTTTAGGTTCTCCCCAAGGTGGTATTGATGTCGAATCAGCACCCGAACTCTTACAGCAAGTCGTCGTTGACCAAGAATTTTCGCCATTTTATGCGCGACGCTTAACGATCAAAATGGGTCTACAAGGACCGCTGATTCAGACAGTCAGTGGGATTATCGAGAAAATGTATCAGTTGTTCGTGCAGAAAGACCTAGACTTGGTGGAAATTAATCCTCTCGGTGTCAGTTCGACCGGAGAACTTATGGCACTCGATGGTAAAGTCAGCGTCAACGATCGCGCGATCGCGCGTCATTCTGATGTCGCCGCGATGGCGGAAAAAATGGTGCAGCGCGAGAAAGGACGCAAGTATTCGCTAGAATTAGGTACTTGGGATGAAGTCGATCCGGCAAGCAATATCGGGGTTTTGGGTAACGGCGCGGGTTTAGTCATGGCGACGATGGATTTACTCAGCGATGCAGGAAGTAAGCCAGCAATTTGTCTCAATATTGGACATGGCAGAAGTTGGAATGCAACAACACCTAGCTTTAGCGATCGCCTGCAACAAGGACTCGAATTCTTGAGCGAACAAAAAAATATTCAAGTCGTGTTAGTTAATATTCTCGGTACAGTGCCAACCCCCGCAGAATTAGCCCAAGTGATTGTGAATTTTGTGCAACGTCGAGAACGAATG
This window contains:
- a CDS encoding succinate--CoA ligase subunit beta, with product MDLLEYQAKEWFREMGIPVLPSQRIDRPSDIKRLKIPYPVVLKSQVRVGGRGRAGGVRFVTNTIDAIAAAQTIFHLSILGELPEVLLAEAKYDADQEFYLAIVLDAAAHRPLLLGSPQGGIDVESAPELLQQVVVDQEFSPFYARRLTIKMGLQGPLIQTVSGIIEKMYQLFVQKDLDLVEINPLGVSSTGELMALDGKVSVNDRAIARHSDVAAMAEKMVQREKGRKYSLELGTWDEVDPASNIGVLGNGAGLVMATMDLLSDAGSKPAICLNIGHGRSWNATTPSFSDRLQQGLEFLSEQKNIQVVLVNILGTVPTPAELAQVIVNFVQRRERMTTSRSRTQSYSPRVIVRFAGAEIDAAKEQLATVQVSVAESLDEAVAQVSRFAKSSGRRK